The Equus przewalskii isolate Varuska chromosome 4, EquPr2, whole genome shotgun sequence region AAGGGTGCATACGGGGATGGGTGGGTTTTCATGCCTATGGGTGTTATTGGTGACTGTTGCTCATCTTCTTGGACGTATACATTtatcttcatatatattttcttcataaaacattTAGCATCGACTTTGTACAGAGAATAGTGGAAGATGATGTGGCGCCTAAGAGCAGAGGAGTTATTTCCTCAACCTGGAAATATCTTTAGTCCTTTGAAATTAGAAGCgtgttctctctcctttgctctctaGATTTCACAAAGCGCAAGAGCACAGGACTAAATGTTGAAGAATTACTCTAGCACTATAGAATTTTATCTCCTTGGCTTCCATGGCTCCAAAGAACTACACAATACTCTTTTTGCCaccttcttcttcctctactctgtgACATTTATTGGAAACACGGTCATCATCATGGTGGTCTGTGTTGATAAACGTCTGCAGTcccccatgtatttcttccttggCCACTTATCTGTCCTGGAGATCCTGACCACATCTGTTGCCGTTCCCTTGATGCTCTGGAGGTTGCTGCTCCCTGGGATGCAGGCAATATCTCTGATTGTGTGTGGTGCACAACTGTATTTGTACCTTTCTTTGGGTACGTCAGAGTTAGTGTTAGTTGGAGCAATGGCTGTGGACCGTTATGTGGCTGTCTGTAACCCTCTGAGGTACAATATCATTATGAACAGCCATACCTGCATCTGGGTGGTAATCCTGTCATGGGTATTTGGGTTCCTATTTCAAATTTGGCCAGTCTATGCCACGTTTCAGCTTACCTTCTGCAAATCAAATGTGTTAGATCATTTTTACTGTGACCGAGGGCAACTGCTCAAACTATCCTGTGATGACAGTCATTTCACAcagtttgtcctttttttaatggctgttttcattatttttggttcTTTGATCCCTACAATTGTCTCCTACACCTGCGTCATCTCCACCATCCTCAAGATCCCCTCAGTTTCTGGCCAGAGGAAAGCCTTCTCTACTTGTGTCTCCCATTTCGCCTTTGTTGTGATCGCCTATGGCAgttgtctcttcctctttgtgAAACCCAAGCAAACACAGGCAGCTGAGTACGACCGGGTGGCTTCATTGATGGTTTTAGTGGTGACTCCTTTTCTGAACCCTTTTGTCTTTACCCTCCGGAATGAGAAATTCGTGGAGGCCTTTCGAGATGTCATGAAACGCTGTTGTCAACGCCTCAAGGATTAGCTCTGTCCTAAGGACAATCAGGGATCATCATTATGGACGTGAGTAATCTGAAAGCACTTGTTCAAATCTGAGATGATCATTTTCTTCATCAAATAGTTTGTGATCTACAAGAGAAATTTAAGATACAGCCATTTTGTAACTGTGTGGTTTCTACACGGGAGTTCACTTTATTAACTTTCAAGTGCAACACATACATTTATACACATTTCTGTCATTATAATGCATCTTACAATATAATTCGACAAATGTAAGCATACAAAACCTGTGTGATTTTTTAGAACATGCAGATCTCTGAATCTGAGAAGCAAGGAAAGTGTAATTCATTGTCTGACTGCTGACCTAAATATTTGATTCTAGGTGCTGGGGTCATCTTCCCCTATATTGTTCTGTGCTTCCATGATTTCCTCTTTCCCTAAAGCTCCCCATATTACCTCCCTGAATGATCTCAAGTCCAGCCTCAGGATTCAACCTTTTCTTGAGGTCTTCTCCCAAGGTCCAATAGTGACAGTACCTCTCTGTAGATTTTCTCGACTGACAGCTGTGAGCATGAAGTCACTCCTCAACCCTGACTCCTTACCAGTCTCAGGACCAGATGTGTGTTAATACAGACATGTCTCTAATTGGTGGACTTTCTCAGCTGTAGAGGGAGGGTTTGGAAAGAAGTGTTTCCTTATCTGGCATCACTTACATCATCATGCCAACAACAAATGTGGGAAGGTAATGGGGCTGTGTTCTGGGATCTGAAGTAACAAGGGCGAACTGACTTTGCTGTGTCCCTGGTctgaggcaggagggcagagagggcagaAAAAGAGGCAGCCCCTGGGAACTTATCCCTATATTGTTCAATCCTGACAtgtttattccatttcttttctcccttagcTACAGTTCTatgttcctttttcccttccctttcctcacaAAGACCAAGTGTACCAAGCTGTCTTCCAGCTCTATACTGAGCTTCCTACTCCACATGTCCCAGTTCCAATATTGTCCCATCTCAGCCCCTGTTCTTGTCACACCACTATTGTCAATTAATATTTCTGCCATTCTTTTGTGGTCAAAAGACTGTGCACATGAGACTGCCTTCCAAACACTATAAATGTATGGCATGACCTCTCTGATGAGAGTGGGGAAGAAGGGAGCTTACCTACATAGCTTTGAAAACAGTGTTTTGAGTGGAATCTCTAAGGATAAGTTAAGAAAAGGAACCgtgggggccagcctcgtggctgaatggttaaactttcaagtgctctgcttcggcggcctggattcatgggttcagagcCCAGGTACGGACATGCTCCACttgtgagccatgctgtggagataTCCTACACACGGAATAGAGGAGGATtatcatggatgttagctcagggctaatcttcctcaccacaaaaaaagaaaaaaaaagagaaagaaaatgaaccacACACAATCATAGTACTCTTTTTAGTAAAGTTATTTCTCACTGGGGGTATAAATTAACAATTCCAAAGTTGCTGTACATGTATACTACAGTTGAACAAATCAATAAAGGTTGACAAGTGGTGGGAGACAGGTTTCTCACTGTGGGTAAGTAAGTTACAGATAAACAAGGGGAGAAGGCTAGAATAAGGCATATGGTCTTAGATTAGAATTGAAGACATCAGTACGCACCCATATTTAGATGAATGTATCTATTCAGCTGGATAGATTAACATGTggtataaataaatgatataaaaaaatgcctcttctttttcagaactgttttggctattctattACCATtctctttccatataaatttttagactcaATTTGTAGATAACTACAAAAAACTTGCTGAGAtattgattgggattgtgttgaatatGTAGTTAAATTGTTAAAGCCTCAAGGTATAGGACTCTCTCAGTTTATGTATGATTGTTAATTTTCTGCCTGACCTGGGAGTTGAGTGGGGATTCTTTATGGTAGGTCAATCCTTCATCTTTCATTTGTCTCTCACACCTGTTCTCTATGACTCATTTCAAATGTAGGcatatttgtatttcctctgtGACATTAGGCTTGCTCCTGTGTCTTCTATCTGCATGCACCAGTGGCTTTACTTTCACATATTATATCTTTCTATTGTTATGATACCATTGTACAAAACTGTCTGGTAGGCTTTACAATTCCTAAGAAACCATATACGTATTTTTATCAGGTCATTCTAGTATGTTAGACTCCTCATCCATTTTAcctgcagccccctccacccctccaatagaaagaatgaatattatttttgaacACTATGCCTGATGTCATCCGTCCCACTCAGATTCACCACCAGTGCTTAGCAACTATGAGCTGCTTATTATAGATTCTGAATCAGAGGAGCCAACCCAACCCTGGGGATTTTCCCGTTCACATGTGATAGCTGAACAATTACCTTTACACCcaaatgtttatataatttacTATTAATAATTCTTGAGAatccaaaataaaaggaaatagcagcattatttgcaataataGCATTATTTACCATATTCAAATTatggaaataacccaaaaatctattgacagatgaatgtAGAAACACAatgcagtatatccatacaatggaatattattcagacttaaaaaacgatgaaattctgacatatgctacattatggatgaatctggaaaacattatactaagtaaaataaaccagacacaataggacaaatattgtatgagtccACTTATCTGAGGTCCCTAGAATAGTCGattctatagagacagaaagtaaaatagtgaGTAGCAGGGGCTTGGGGAAGGGGGAATGCAAGTTATTAACCTATGGGGACATCCTCAGCTTGGGAGGATGAAATGTTCTACAGATGGATAGTGTTGATGGTTGTGCAACAATGTGAACATATTTAATgccatttttaaacttaaaaatggtaaattttttgttatgtatttattaccacaataaaaaagaaaaaaatatcaaacaattCTAAATGATTTATATAGTGAACTATCAGACTGTCACCTTTTCCCTTCTGATCCACAGTACTCCTGTTCAGAGGCAACTGTGTTCAACTATTTCTACtggtatatatttatagatatccTTATATaggtatttcttgatttatcaatttgtttttcctttagttaataattgccttattttaaaattttgcttgaaTAGTCACCCTATTGTTTTTCTCCTGACATGCCCCTACAGATATCCTAAACCTAACAATAAATTTTTTCCTTGTGCTTTGTGCTCTGTAGGCCTTCTTTCTTGGTTTGcttccaaggtttttttttttttctttttgaggaagattagccctgagctaatatctgctgccaatcctctttttttttttttgctgaggaagactggccatgagctaacatctgtgcccatcttcctccactttgtatgtgggatgcccaccacagcatggattgacaagcagtgggtatgtccgtacctgggatccaaaccagcggaccctgggctgctgaagtggaacgtgctaacttaaacgctaagccactgggctgtcttctgcttccaagttttgatgGTACAGACTTTCCAGCATCCTTCTAAGAGAGAACTCATATGAGATAAGGTTTTTGAGACTTGACTGTTTTTATTCCAGCACCATGCTTCATTGTCACTTTGATCATATAAAAATGCCTGCACACCAGGCGCTGAGGATGCCTTGTCTGTGGATCCTCCCAACCACCCCATGGGCATCCTCAGCTCTCAGTGTGCCTCACCCACACACCTCCCACCATGTGGCTAGCTCCCTGTGTGCATTCCCAATGGCAGTTTGAGTGAGCTTTGGCAGAAGCCTAGTGAGCACGTGCAGAAGGTTGGCACGAATCCGCAGGTCAGGGAGAGACCACAAACTTGAGCGTTAGCTCCATCCTTGGGAAAGCAAAAGGGAGGCTATGAGTACCTTTCAACAATAAGGACCTACTGCTTTGTGTGGTGTTTCTGCATCtgtgttttatattaaaatcaaaTGATTCAAgggacttctggtttccagtttgATATATAAGAAGCTTGGATAAGGAACAGCAAAAACTCTACGACTAATGTCAtatttaatgatgagaaactagatgctttccCTTGAGATTAAAAACAAGGCAGGATGTccctctcaccattcttattggGCTGAAAGTCCTAGCTGATGCAATAAGacgagaaaaggaaataaaagatacacaTAGTGAGAAGGAAGAcctaaaattgtttttgttcacagatgacatgattgtctatgtagaaaaccccaaggaCTTGACAAACTCCTGGaaataataagtgattatagtAAGGTCacaggatataaggttaatataaaaaagttAGTTGTTTTCATATATACCAGCAAGGAAAAGTtgcaatttgaaattaaaaacacaacactatttacattagcaccaaaaaaatttaagtataaacTTAACAAAATTGTTACATGATAGACATGAGGTAAACCACAAAACtctgattaaagaaataaaagaataaataaatggagcaatatcccatgctcatggataagaaaacttaatattattaagatgtgaattcttcccaacttgatttatagattcaatgcaatctcgaTCAAAATCCCCATAATTTATTGTGTGGCTATTGACAATCTGTTAATAGTGTTTGTACAGAAAGACGGAAGATCCAGAATAATCAATACAATCTTGATGAACAAAGTCGAAGTACTGACACTACTGAGACTTGAAGTCTATTATAAAACTATAGTTATCAAGTTATCAATGCCTAACCTGGTGTTCAGTTCATCGTGCAGTGCCACTTCTACTTACCAAAAGTGGCCCACTAGGCCCTTGTGTTCCATGCCCAGCTCCATGCCAGTGGGCTTCTTACCCATTGGGAATAGATTGAGATCGTTTTGGCGCCAAGACCTCTAATCATTCGTTGTACTGGATaaaactgcctgggttcacatGTGAGAGTGCCAGCTATCCTGAGGGAAACTTCGAAGGAAACCAGCTACTAGATGGTTCAATTAGTCTTTCGCCCTTATACCCAGGTCAGATGACCGATTTGCATGTCAAGACTGCTATGGGCCTTCACCAGAGTTTCCCCTGGCTTTGCCCTGCCCAGGCATGGTTCACCATCTTTTTGGTTCTAAGACATGTGCTCACGCTCCAATTGCCCAGTGCAGTTAGAATATCACCATTCAGCAGCCCCCAGTGAAATAATAGATCTATACATCTGCTATCAACTATTGCTAACATCACAGGGTtgacatggaaataaaaacatcctGCCCAGAGGCTCTGGGGATAGTCTCAACATAATCTTATTTCAAGAGATTATGAATTGATGAAACTTTTCTGAGGGTGATTTGATAACAGGTAATAATTTAATACAATTAAAAAGGTATACTTGCACACAAGACTTACAGACATATGAGGATACTTATTACAGCAttgtttacaaaatgaaaaagtggcaaaaaacaaatattcatcAGTATACTCATTAAGTAAATGATCAGTATAttcataaagtaaatatttattaagcaatcaCTTAAATGTGAttcatatataattaataatatggAAAGTTTTAATGTATACACACAagcatgcatatacacacatatataaaatattttatatattttatatatatcatattttatatatatcaagaagaaaacagtaggaaactatgtttattaaaatatcatttacttATAAAGAATATATAGAGATATTCGTGTATATACACAGAAActtttgtatggatatactagAAATTTATAATAACATTTAGCTCTAGGAGATAGATGAGGAGAATTGGGCAGAGGGTAGAGGGACATTTACATTTACCTTATATCTTTCCATTCGATTTTTAAATCATGGCCTATGCTAATTTTATGAAGAATGACAACTgttcttcaaaatgtaaaaacaaatagTTTAAATACGATTTTGCTATTTTACTCAGCGTCTCAGTCATCCTCACTTTTaagtagtgttttctttttcttggtcaatTGTGAACACTGTTTCTTTGATCATTACCCCTCAATTCAAGCAGCTCAGGAATGTGCCCTGGTAGCATTTGAAGATCTACAAGGGAAGTGTATGGCTGAACAGCCGTAGTTGGGAAGCAGGCATGTTGAAGAGACTGGAATGGGCTGTGGTATTAACAGACCATGAGTTTGGAGTAGGTGGCAGagctctctgttcctctcttcccAGGTTCCCATAACTATGGCAAGAGGGTATGTGGTAGAGGGAGTGCAGAGATCATCTGGGAAAGATGGGCTTCATGAAAGCttggagatgaagagaaaattttgacagAAGTCTATTTGGTGGCCTCTAGGTTTTCCATATGCGTCTTGGAGCCATTAGTGGGGTCATCAGCTCGGAGGTAGCTTAGGCCTTGTTGGGCTAAATGGAATTGGGGAGAAGCACAGAGCAGATGAGGGGGTTGACTATTCACAGCTTAGATTGCTGTGATAAGTAAGGGCCTGGGAGGAAGGCAGCCTGGGTGCTGAGAAACTCCTGACTAGGAGCTTTCAAGTTTGCCCATTGCATAAAACTTTCCCGTGTTCTAGAACTTGATTAGCCTCAGGAGGGAAGAGTGAAAGTTTCTTCAGCTTTTCCTTGGCTACATCCCTAGTGTGTCTCTGAACCTGTGCAAATTGTTCCTCAGTGTATAACTATCCTTGGGGACAgataatggagagaaagaaagaagcagagagactgagagagagggagacatctgGATTTCCCTCAGTACTgttatttctggacttttccctaggatcctgtgtgtggacagtGTTCTTCACTATGAATGGAGATAGCAGGAGCTGCCGCTGTCTCCCAGGCAGGGTTCTGCGCTATCCAGGCAGAAGGTAGCCTGGGTTGATGCTTGAAGAGCAATAGAACTTTTCAGTGCAGTCCTCTTCTCTGGAGGTGAGTTTCTTCAAGGGGTCCCCTTGGTGAAGGAGAGAGTAGAAGAGCATTATCATGGGAGGGCCTGGGCTTTGCTGGCTTCTAGGACAAGGATCACTAGAGCCTGAAGAATGGACTAAGGGAGCTGCAGAGAAGATGAGTTACATCATATCCTGCCTTCATAGCAAAGAGCAGATTGAGGATGCTCAGTGCTGGCAATAGGCACACTCTGCTATGACCAAAGACTCTGCTCTGTCGTCCCTCTTCATCTCTTCCTTATATCTGCTTGTCATTTTGTAGGGGACTTCCAGGAAGAGAGACTGCAGGGTGATGGGCTTCAGAACAGATTGAATGCTTTAGAGAATGAATGGAGGGAAAAGTAGTCAGGTTGGATGCTCTTTGCTTATTCAtatatttgttctttattctattaattgatatattcacttaaaaatatttctagcgTACATTCTTTGTCAAATTCTGCTCTTGTCACTGGTGCTGATacgaaaaaaataaagaacttgcCTTCAAGGCACTTAATTCTAATGTGGGCTTTGGATGATAAACAGGTAAAGTACAGTATGATTTGAGATATTGATGagaacaaatagaaagaaaaatataaccatGAAGAGGTTAGAGAGTGAAATTGTGCAGGTATTGTTTTAGAGAGGATGACTAGGAGAGGGCTCATGAAGAGGAAACAATTGAGCAAAGACCTGCATATGGTGTGAGAAGGAGCCCAGACATCTTAAGGAACTCAGTGTCATTCGTCATTTTGGTGTCTTCTAACATTTGTGCTTACCCTAGGACTCTGGAGAAAATAGAAGGTCATAAACAAGCAGATATGCTCTTTGGAATTTTCCAATTTGCTCTATGGGACTGAGATCACGGCAGTTTGGTTAGATGGTCAGACTGCCCATTTGGAGGTCTTATCTCCCTGCTATAACTAGAGATTTGAGACCCCGGGTAGTATAGAGGATTTTGCCTCCATATCGAAGCTGTTTTCTTGACTCCTGTCTCCAGGGCAGAGATCATGCAGTACAGATGGCAGTTTCTTCTGGACCTTGCCTCCCTGCTGTCATCTGATGACAAAAGGAATCACAATAGCAGAGCTAGAGGTCACCAACAGGGATCTGGTGAAGGTCTTCCTGCTTGGAGGAGACACATTCACTGAAATCAGAGGTGGAAGATggcttttatgataaaaataaggaGGAAGAAGTGGATAACCCATTCCAGGAAGCCAGCTCCCCAGAAGTCAGGAAAAGACAATATTTTGTCTCACATAGTTCTTATCCTATGACAATATCCTGAATAGACCTCAATTCTTAACAACCCCCCAAAAATGATGAATATAACTgaggcaaaaattttaaaatgaatataacgCAAATGGAGCCTATGTTTAGAGgacacaaagaaaagaagtaacCATGTCTGGGTGGGGTTGGCTACGAATACTGTCTTATAACTCTCGAAATGTAGCCGGATTTTACAGGACATGTACGTGGGCACAGAGGATAGTTTAGGGCATTCAGGATGGAAGGGGTGGTGGTGTAAATGTGGTCAGGGAAGTAGACAGTGTGGCAGGTTAGAACAGAGTTGGAGGTAGGATGTCGAGTGAATTGAGAGACAAGGGTACATACTAAGGTGGCTGGGTTTTCATGCGTAGGGTATAGTATTGGTGACTGTTGCTCATCTTCTTGGACATATACATTTATCTTCATATATTGTACATAACCTTCATAAAGCATTTAATACCCACCTTGTATAGAAAATAGTAGCATTATGTTGTGGAGTCTAGGAACAGGATATATTTTCTCGTATTGGAAATGTCTTCAATCTTTTTGAGATCAGAAACATATTatctctcctttgctctcttgATTTCACAAGGAACAAGAGCTCAGAACTAAATGTTGGGGAATCAGTCTAGTGCCACTGAATTTTATCTCCTTGGCTTTCCTGGCTCCGAAGAACTACACCATATCCTCTTTggtgtcttcttcattttctactCAGTGACATTAATGGGAAATACAGTCATCATTGTGATTGTCTGTGTTGATAAACGTCTGAAGTccc contains the following coding sequences:
- the LOC139073310 gene encoding olfactory receptor 9A4-like, whose protein sequence is MLKNYSSTIEFYLLGFHGSKELHNTLFATFFFLYSVTFIGNTVIIMVVCVDKRLQSPMYFFLGHLSVLEILTTSVAVPLMLWRLLLPGMQAISLIVCGAQLYLYLSLGTSELVLVGAMAVDRYVAVCNPLRYNIIMNSHTCIWVVILSWVFGFLFQIWPVYATFQLTFCKSNVLDHFYCDRGQLLKLSCDDSHFTQFVLFLMAVFIIFGSLIPTIVSYTCVISTILKIPSVSGQRKAFSTCVSHFAFVVIAYGSCLFLFVKPKQTQAAEYDRVASLMVLVVTPFLNPFVFTLRNEKFVEAFRDVMKRCCQRLKD